In the Naumovozyma dairenensis CBS 421 chromosome 4, complete genome genome, one interval contains:
- the CBP4 gene encoding Cbp4p (similar to Saccharomyces cerevisiae CBP4 (YGR174C); ancestral locus Anc_5.186) — MERPLWVRWLKVYAVGGVIIGTGLLLFKYTTPSDQQLIDSLSPQLRLQYEQEKKLRQAEQQELMKVVQKTAASNDPIWKTGPIQSPWETKTSSLSIDDKFQKANAEEAQRNELARIKKELNDLQVQSQMKTKEIVDEKTKNWWKFW, encoded by the coding sequence ATGGAAAGGCCACTTTGGGTACGTTGGCTAAAAGTATACGCAGTGGGAGGTGTAATCATCGGAACCGGATTATTGCTATTCAAATATACAACACCCTCTGATCAACAATTAATCGATTCCCTCTCTCCACAACTTCGATTACAATATGAACAGGAGAAGAAATTACGTCAAGCTGAACAACAGGAATTGATGAAAGTCGTCCAAAAGACTGCGGCTAGCAATGATCCTATTTGGAAGACTGGGCCCATCCAATCACCATGGGAAACGAAGACAAGTTCATTGAGTATTGACGACAAATTTCAGAAGGCTAATGCAGAAGAAGCCCAAAGGAATGAGTTGGCTAGGattaagaaagaattaaatgatcTGCAAGTGCAAAGTCAAATGAAAACCAAAGAAATTGTCGATgaaaaaactaaaaattGGTGGAAATTCTGGTAA
- the YIP1 gene encoding transporter YIP1 (similar to Saccharomyces cerevisiae YIP1 (YGR172C); ancestral locus Anc_5.177), protein MSFYGNQVPPQQQPQNNMNAANAGGFYQPSNQFAFPQGSMSTYQTSASFMGNDTTSGGAMGVAPDPLPTGILNAFSTKGYPHEAPLLEEIGINFDHILAKTKIVLIPTRSTASVSQEILHDSDLAGPLIFFLLFGLSLLTAGKIHFGYIYGVALFGTVSLHNLSKLMCNMNTGTSLQFFNTASILGYCFLPLCFLSIIGIFHSLNDTMGYVLGCIFVLWSTWSSSGFLNSLLELYNARALIAYPLLIFYSVFALMAIFV, encoded by the coding sequence ATGTCCTTCTATGGTAATCAAGTGCcaccacaacaacaaccgcaaaataatatgaacGCTGCCAACGCTGGAGGCTTCTACCAACCTTCCAATCAATTCGCGTTCCCTCAAGGTTCCATGTCCACATACCAAACTAGTGCCTCCTTTATGGGGAACGACACTACTTCAGGTGGCGCCATGGGGGTAGCACCAGATCCATTACCTACAGGTATATTGAATGCCTTTTCTACAAAGGGTTACCCACATGAGGCTCCACTTCTCGAAGAAATAGGAATAAATTTCGATCATATCCTAGCAAAGACCAAAATCGTCTTAATCCCAACGCGTTCCACAGCTAGTGTATCACAAGAAATCTTACATGATTCAGATTTAGCAGGTCCATTgatcttcttcctcttaTTCGGTCTTTCTCTATTGACGGCAGGGAAGATTCATTTCGGATATATCTATGGTGTCGCATTGTTTGGTACCGTTTCATTACATAATTTGTCCAAATTGATGTGCAATATGAATACGGGGACTAGTTTACAATTCTTTAATACAGCATCGATTCTTGGATATTGTTTCTTGCCTCTATGTTTCCTTTCCATTATCGGAATTTTCCATTCTTTGAATGATACCATGGGGTATGTGTTAGGGTGCATTTTCGTTCTATGGAGTACTTGGTCCTCTTCTGGATTTTTGAACTCTTTGTTGGAATTGTATAACGCTAGAGCATTGATTGCATATCCATTGTTGATATTTTATAGCGTCTTTGCATTGATGGCCATCTTCGTTTGA
- the PBP1 gene encoding Pbp1p (similar to Saccharomyces cerevisiae PBP1 (YGR178C); ancestral locus Anc_5.182), giving the protein MKGNFNNKKSEPGGKSTGFFENGETTKNFNNRFDYLMTNSVGSNVFVTVSSGITYEGLLVSCNLESQDGVDVVLKFPKVVNSSSKVDGDIEKLSNALGSTLIINGSDVAELELKDIDLSLEEKSEHSQTPSTDGNKAKTTSPTASVLAAGSGEFKTDVDISSRKEFKQRELERWTPDEGSAHFAHNAQTLEEASSTWDQFAVNEAKFGVTNTFDEHFYTTKINKNDPQYRQRLKEAERIAKEIESQGAQGNIHLAEDRGIIIDDSGMDEEDLYSGVDRRGDELLASLKSNAKPITSKVNKYVPPTLRNQPHHMDPAIISSTTSTSKQMGNTSNDVKETVVLPPTNQEKVAKKEKSKHREGSKSKISSKEAQIEELKKFSEKFKVPYDVPTDMKDIFKKQASVTTPSGLKTDPSLPPKPSMSTKANTPPVSKSDSKRNVGSSTHENQSGAKGATHSRKRTPGSFFGSKKPTVSSAIKKDLFRRSFNMFIKAKENYDEKMKEKEEQESTVDTTKKTKEDKVMEPFFIEKPYFTAPTWPNTIEKSYKDLFPDQKTLMQKAQVKMQQRAQMNQMPMASNMNPHLGVGMGAGMMRFQMGGPAPTSPMMNAAGFPGMYMPFQPQPPMFYPPMGAPMMLPTGDMEGAELNGPPSQPVSPRIPPAYMAAAGGAPQTSPMGAFGYPGAAMPFQPMMGASNGVVGGGMPRQYNQHGGNGGHHGRHNNYNSHGGNHHHNPHHNNNRTNNNN; this is encoded by the coding sequence atgaaaggaaacttcaataacaaaaaatcaGAGCCTGGTGGAAAATCAACAGGATTCTTCGAAAATGGCGAGACCACTaagaatttcaataatcgttttgattatttaatgaCTAATAGTGTAGGTTCCAATGTTTTCGTCACTGTATCATCTGGTATTACCTATGAAGGGTTATTAGTTTCTTGTAACCTAGAATCACAAGATGGCGTTGACGTCGTTTTGAAATTCCCCAAAGTTGTGAATTCTTCAAGTAAGGTAGACGGTGATATCGAAAAATTAAGCAATGCATTAGGCTCAACTTTGATTATTAATGGGAGCGATGTCGCAGAGTTAGAATTAAAGgatattgatttatcaTTGGAGGAAAAGTCAGAACATTCCCAAACTCCATCAACAGATGGTAACAAAGCAAAAACTACATCACCAACCGCTTCAGTACTTGCCGCTGGTAGTGGAGAATTTAAGACAGACGTCGATATTTCCTCACGTAAGGAATTCAAGCAACGTGAATTGGAAAGATGGACCCCAGACGAAGGATCTGCACATTTTGCGCACAATGCTCaaacattagaagaagCCTCTAGTACATGGGATCAATTTGCTGTCAATGAAGCTAAGTTTGGTGTTACAAACACTTTTGATGAGCATTTCTATACTACTAAAATTAACAAGAATGATCCTCAATATAGGCAAAGATTGAAGGAAGCGGAAAGAATTGCAAAGGAAATCGAATCCCAAGGTGCTCAAGGTAATATCCATCTAGCTGAAGATAGAGGTATCATCATCGATGATTCAGGCATGGATGAAGAAGATCTTTATTCAGGTGTTGACAGAAGAGGTGATGAACTACTGGCATCTTTAAAATCTAATGCTAAACCGATTACCTCCAAGGTTAATAAATATGTTCCTCCAACTTTAAGAAACCAACCTCATCATATGGATCCGGccattatttcttctacCACTTCTACTTCGAAGCAAATGGGTAACACCTCAAATGACGTAAAGGAGACTGTCGTACTACCACCAACTAACCAAGAAAAGGTCGCTAAGAAGGAGAAATCGAAACATAGAGAAGGctcaaaatcaaaaattagtTCCAAGGAGGCTCAAATTGAAGaactaaagaaattttcagAGAAATTTAAAGTTCCATATGATGTTCCAACTGACATGAAGGATATATTTAAGAAACAAGCATCAGTTACTACACCATCCGGGTTGAAGACTGATCCATCATTACCACCTAAACCTAGTATGAGTACCAAAGCAAATACTCCACCCGTTTCCAAATCTGACTCTAAGAGGAACGTTGGGTCTTCAACTCATGAGAACCAATCTGGGGCTAAAGGAGCCACTCATTCAAGAAAACGTACTCCTGGTTCATTCTTTGGTTCTAAGAAACCTACTGTCTCCAGTGCTATCAAGAAAGATTTATTTAGACGTAGCTTTAACATGTTTATTAAAGCcaaagaaaattatgatgaaaaaatgaaagagaAGGAAGAACAAGAGTCAACCGTGGACACCACTAAGAAAACCAAAGAGGATAAAGTTATGGAACCATTCTTCATTGAGAAACCATATTTCACCGCACCAACTTGGCCAaatacaattgaaaaatcataCAAAGATTTATTCCCAGATCAAAAGACTTTGATGCAAAAAGCTCAAGTGAAAATGCAACAACGTGCTCAAATGAATCAAATGCCAATGGCCTCGAACATGAATCCACATCTTGGTGTTGGAATGGGGGCAGGTATGATGCGTTTCCAAATGGGGGGTCCCGCACCAACATCACCAATGATGAATGCTGCTGGATTCCCAGGAATGTATATGCCTTTCCAACCACAACCTCCAATGTTTTATCCACCAATGGGAGCACCAATGATGTTACCTACTGGTGACATGGAAGGTGCGGAATTGAATGGTCCACCATCTCAACCTGTTTCTCCTCGTATCCCACCTGCATATATGGCCGCTGCTGGAGGGGCACCTCAAACTTCCCCAATGGGTGCCTTTGGATATCCAGGGGCGGCAATGCCGTTTCAACCGATGATGGGTGCTTCAAATGGTGTTGTGGGTGGTGGTATGCCAAGACAATATAACCAACATGGTGGTAATGGCGGTCATCATGGCCGCCATAACAATTATAATAGCCATGGGGgtaatcatcatcataacCCCCATCACAACAATAATAGAAcgaataacaataattaa
- the ERG1 gene encoding squalene monooxygenase (similar to Saccharomyces cerevisiae ERG1 (YGR175C); ancestral locus Anc_5.185) encodes MVDPTLIDADNSITYDALVVGAGVIGPCVATALARKGKKVLIVERDWAMPDRIVGELMQPGGVRALRSLGMIQSINNIDAYPVTGYTVIFNGEKVDIPYPYKADVKPVEKLPDLVKDGNDKVLEDKTIHIKDYEEGERERGVAFVHGRFLNNLRNITAQEKNVTRLQGDVIEILKNEAKEVIGAKVNIDGRGKVDFKAHLTFVCDGIFSHFRRELSPEHVPTVGSSFVGMSLFDAKTPVPMHGHVILGTKHMPILVYQISPEETRILCAYNSPKLPGDIKTWMANNVQAYIPESLRPSFDKALAQGKFRSMPNSYLSARQNNVTGLCVIGDALNMRHPLGGGGMTVGLNDVVLLVEKIGDMDFSQREKILDELLDYHFQRKSYDSVINVLSIALYSLFAADNNNLRDLQRGCFKYFQRGGDCVKLPVEFLAGLMPNPFLLTRVFFAVVFYTIYLKFEERGFLGLPFALLEGIMILLTAIKVFTPYLLGELIG; translated from the coding sequence atggtGGATCCAACTTTAATTGACGCTGATAACTCAATCACTTACGATGCTCTTGTCGTAGGGGCTGGTGTCATTGGACCATGTGTTGCTACCGCGTTAGCAAGAAAGGGTAAGAAAGTTTTGATCGTGGAAAGAGATTGGGCCATGCCTGATAGAATTGTTGGTGAATTAATGCAACCAGGTGGTGTAAGAGCTTTAAGAAGTCTTGGTATGATTCAATCgataaataatatagatGCATACCCTGTAACTGGTTATACTGTCATTTTCAATGGTGAAAAAGTTGATATCCCATATCCTTATAAAGCTGATGTGAAACCTGTGGAAAAATTACCTGATTTAGTCAAAGATGGTAACGATAAAGTCTTGGAAGATAAGACTATTCATATCAAAGATTATGAAGAAGgtgaaagagaaagagGTGTTGCATTCGTTCATGGAAgatttttaaataatttaagaaatattacTGCTCAAGAGAAAAACGTTACACGTTTACAAGGTGATGTTATTGAAATCCTGAAAAATGAAGCTAAAGAAGTGATTGGTGCTAAAGTAAATATCGATGGTCGTGGTAAAGTCGATTTTAAAGCCCATTTGACTTTTGTTTGTGATGGTATTTTCTCCCATTTTAGAAGAGAATTGAGTCCAGAACACGTGCCAACTGTTGGATCTTCATTCGTGGGTATGTCATTATTTGATGCAAAGACACCTGTCCCAATGCATGGTCATGTTATTTTAGGTACAAAACATATGCCAATTTTAGTTTATCAAATTAGTCCAGAAGAGACAAGAATTTTATGTGCTTATAATTCTCCAAAATTACCAGGCGATATTAAGACTTGGATGGCTAACAACGTACAAGCTTATATTCCAGAGTCATTGCGTCCATCTTTTGATAAAGCTTTAGCACAAGGTAAATTCAGATCAATGCCAAATTCCTACCTATCTGCCAGACAAAATAATGTTACAGGTCTTTGTGTCATTGGTGATGCATTAAACATGAGACACCCATTaggtggtggtggtatGACTGTTGGTTTGAATGATGTCGTATTATTAGTAGAAAAAATTGGTGATATGGATTTCAGTCAACGTGAAAAGATTTTAGATGAATTGTTAGATTATCATTTCCAAAGAAAGAGTTATGATTCTGTTATTAACGTCTTATCTATTGCTTTATATTCATTGTTTGCTGCtgacaataataatttaagaGATTTACAAAGAGGttgtttcaaatatttccaaaGAGGTGGTGACTGTGTTAAATTACCAGTCGAATTTTTAGCTGGTCTAATGCCAAATCCATTCTTATTAACAAGAGTGTTTTTTGCTGTGGTATTTTACacaatttatttgaaatttgaagaacGTGGCTTCTTAGGGTTGCCATTTGCTTTATTAGAAGGTATCATGATTTTATTGACCGCTATCAAAGTTTTCACTCCATATTTGTTAGGTGAATTGATAGGTTAA
- the RBG2 gene encoding Rbg2p (similar to Saccharomyces cerevisiae RBG2 (YGR173W); ancestral locus Anc_5.178) has product MGVIEKIKAIEEEMARTQKNKATEHHLGLLKGKLARYRQQLLTDEAGAAGGGGGSGFEVAKSGDARVVLIGYPSVGKSSLLGQITSTKSEIAHYAFTTLTSVPGVLKYQGAEIQIVDLPGIIYGASQGKGRGRQVVATARTADLVLMVLDATKSEHQRESLEKELEAVGIRLNKEKPNIYFKKKETGGVKVTFTAPPKKYLTEDGIKMILKDYRIHNADVLVRDDQCTIDDFIDILNDQHRNYVKCLYVYNKIDAVSLEEVDKLAREPNTVVMSCEMELGIQDVVEEIWYQLNLSRVYTKKRGVRPKFDDPLVVRTNSTIGDLCHSIHRDFKEKFKYALVWGSSAKHSPQKCGLNHKIDDEDVVTLFTK; this is encoded by the coding sequence ATGGGTGTCATTGAAAAGATCAAAGCCatcgaagaagaaatggCCCGTACCCAAAAGAACAAGGCCACTGAACATCATTTGGGTCTCTTAAAGGGTAAATTGGCTCGTTACAGACAACAATTATTAACAGACGAAGCTGGCGCTGCAGGGGGCGGTGGTGGATCAGGGTTTGAAGTCGCTAAATCTGGTGATGCTCGTGTCGTCCTGATCGGGTATCCATCCGTTGgtaaatcttcattattgGGACAAATCACTTCTACTAAATCCGAAATTGCCCATTATGCTTTCACTACATTGACATCTGTCCCCGGTGTGTTGAAATATCAAGGTGCCGAGATTCAAATTGTTGATTTGCCTGGTATCATTTATGGTGCGTCTCAAGGTAAAGGTCGTGGGAGACAAGTTGTTGCCACAGCAAGAACTGCAGATCTTGTGTTAATGGTCCTCGATGCAACGAAAAGTGAACATCAAAGAGAATCAttagaaaaggaattagaAGCTGTAGGGATTAgattaaataaagaaaaaccaaatatttattttaagaaaaaggaaactGGTGGTGTTAAGGTCACTTTCACAGCTCctccaaaaaaatatttaacaGAAGATGGGATTAAAATGATCTTAAAGGATTATCGTATCCATAATGCAGATGTCCTCGTTAGAGATGATCAATGTACCATTGATGACTTCATTGATATATTGAATGACCAACATAGAAATTATGTGAAATGTCtatatgtatataataAGATTGATGCTGTTTCTTTAGAAGAAGTGGATAAATTGGCAAGAGAACCAAACACCGTCGTCATGTCATGTGAAATGGAACTTGGTATACAAGATGTTGTCGAGGAGATTTGGTACCAATTGAATCTAAGTCGTGTATACACAAAGAAGCGCGGTGTAAGGCCAAAATTTGATGATCCATTAGTGGTAAGAACAAATTCTACCATCGGTGACTTATGTCATAGCATTCATAGagattttaaagaaaaattcaaatatgcCCTTGTATGGGGGTCATCAGCCAAGCACTCTCCTCAAAAATGTGGGCTAAATCACAAgatagatgatgaagatgttGTGACTCTATTCACAAAATAA
- the ATF2 gene encoding alcohol O-acetyltransferase (similar to Saccharomyces cerevisiae ATF2 (YGR177C); ancestral locus Anc_5.184), translated as MTATAVEIVPVLLEESLPVEVSTKLIERGHARRMGHLENYFALLQRQELYTNFQIYGEFNEPVSDSQLRESLREILFKHPILAHTIIPKDQPDFRKWYQSEKYLNTPYPLHDFIRILPELKLSDILINKQQEEYSDILPGILNEFESEKKITSSLLSRASCLRVPIYDPKRPNWRLLRLSPRQFIYVSNHCCSDAISGVNLFQDIAEHLSSSSTSSSFPREDDKNDNNTIFNYNSDWKFFNKLYDPITDKIEYRPKVKALPKFACSIFVKSYLSYFNWNGLPTMRVDQPLPLLHKQFQFQLLEFTNEELNTIRDKIKTMGCTFTPFLQACWFIAMYKCGKVFNLKSWKEWAIDIAVPSSSRRFLIEEDDNSLKEMYKYGSNVGGFHYSYLISSFNIDRSENDKFFELVQYYQDGYSKSYENGDHLIGLGIMMMDGIVQRKNIDKMIKDDYLNQTRAGVLFSNAGFFPQDESKKYHVTDLVFNQAQGSMKFSFGLNIASTNVNGLKISVNVAEGTFDETADFAHLCNEFKANIVSFGGL; from the coding sequence ATGACAGCTACTGCAGTTGAGATTGTACCAGTGCTTTTAGAGGAAAGCTTACCAGTCGAAGTTTCAActaaattgattgaaagAGGCCATGCAAGACGTATGGGTcatttagaaaattattttgcCCTATTACAAAGACAAGAGTTATATACCAATTTCCAGATCTATGGTGAGTTCAATGAACCGGTTTCAGACTCTCAGTTGAGAGAAAGTTTAAGAGAAATACTATTCAAGCATCCTATTCTTGCTCATACTATTATTCCAAAGGATCAACCAGATTTCAGAAAATGGTACCAAAGTGAAAAGTATTTAAATACTCCATATCCCCTTCATGATTTCATTAGAATTTTACCTGAGTTGAAATTGTCTGATATCTTAATCaataaacaacaagaagaatatagTGATATATTACCAGGTATCttaaatgaatttgaatctgAGAAGAAGATCACAAGTTCACTCTTATCCCGAGCTAGTTGTTTACGTGTCCCAATATATGACCCTAAGAGACCTAATTGGAGACTATTAAGATTATCACCTAGACAATTCATCTATGTTAGTAATCATTGTTGTTCCGATGCTATAAGTGGAGTAAATCTATTCCAAGATATTGCTGAACATCTTTCTTCCTCCTCCACTTCCTCTTCTTTTCCGCGAGAAGACGataagaatgataataacactattttcaattataattcagattggaaatttttcaataaattgtATGATCCAATCACTGATAAAATCGAATATAGACCAAAAGTAAAGGCATTACCTAAATTTGCATGTTCCATTTTTGTTAAGAGTTATTTAAGTTATTTCAATTGGAATGGGTTACCAACGATGAGAGTAGATCAACCGTTACCATTACTTCAtaaacaatttcaattccaaCTATTAGAATTTACTAATGAGGAATTGAATACCATCAGAGATAAAATTAAGACGATGGGATGTACTTTCACTCCATTTTTACAAGCTTGTTGGTTCATCGCCATGTATAAGTGTGgtaaagttttcaatttgaaatcttGGAAAGAATGGGCCATTGATATTGCTGTTCCAAGTAGTTCTAGACGGTTTTTAATTgaggaagatgataattctttgaaGGAAATGTATAAATATGGATCTAATGTTGGTGGATTCCATTATAgttatttgatttcttcgTTTAATATTGATCGTtctgaaaatgataaatttttcgAATTAgttcaatattatcagGACGGATATAGTAAATCATATGAAAATGGAGATCATTTGATTGGGTTGGGtattatgatgatggatGGGATTGttcaaaggaaaaatattgaCAAAATGATTAAAGATGATTATTTAAACCAAACGCGTGCTGGCGTGTTATTTAGTAATGCAGGTTTTTTTCCACAAGATGAATCAAAGAAGTACCATGTTACTGATTTAGTCTTTAATCAAGCTCAAGGTTCTATGAAATTTTCGTTTGGGTTAAATATTGCTTCTACGAATGTTAATGGGTTAAAAATATCTGTTAATGTGGCTGAAGGTACATTTGATGAAACGGCTGACTTCGCTCATTTATGTAATGAATTCAAGGCTAACATAGTCTCCTTTGGTGGTCTATGA
- the OKP1 gene encoding Okp1p (similar to Saccharomyces cerevisiae OKP1 (YGR179C); ancestral locus Anc_5.181), translating into MSTQGKHNVLDAIIDDSLDNDDWIKAYTEPKLVRNKNTVSSNSENKIDLPVRPLKDLLPAVSSITSKPAEAGVKQLFHRDDDGEEEELVPQKGLINNASPRKSSGKQLFVEDLDLSKTASMQSTDLPTIPVNSQNNNNNNNNNNNNKILDELENMSFEIPDPKVSSPRSQPATKPIKSSISNSDSHIEEIPRLPSPLRNVYNKLPSLGGTIFQPAGGKDLFSSPNNNYNDDNEDKKTVRFSPHGHEYIADQDNRNVNKFDWNIDIDETKINAWEFRRLIRKNYIRRIPETANITPWKKPSKDLIHSIMQILEIDTKVAMDDVWEKYNLEVDNVTFGKRKEIKKIHKMKEKLMGDILQKVKQRLRLSAFPVRLNGEDLDSEYIFAKRKYIKERYNTEAESLKKFKLELKQAQKLLSERKALIETKRQNEEQEKEEQRTRNIEEERNKLHPILRDIDEYEPKKRKTDQYRKDLLDLNLELDKP; encoded by the coding sequence ATGTCAACACAGGGCAAGCATAATGTCCTCGATGCTATTATAGATGATTCTTTAGATAATGATGACTGGATAAAAGCATATACGGAACCGAAATTAGTAAGAAATAAGAACACTGTTTCTAGTAACTCcgaaaataaaattgacTTGCCAGTCCGTCCACTGAAGGATCTATTACCAGCTGTTAGTTCAATAACTTCCAAGCCAGCAGAGGCAGGTGTTAAGCAGCTGTTTCACCGAGACGATGATGGTGAAGAAGAGGAGTTGGTCCCGCAAAAAGGATTGATCAATAATGCCTCTCCACGTAAGAGTTCCGGGAAACAGCTATTTGTGGAAGATCTTGATCTTTCCAAAACAGCCTCAATGCAATCTACAGACTTACCTACAATTCCTGTCAATTcccaaaataataataataataataataataataataataataagatattggacgaattggaaaatatgtCATTCGAGATACCTGATCCGAAAGTTTCATCACCAAGATCACAACCAGCTACTAAACCCATTAAgtcatcaatttcaaactCTGACTCCCATATCGAAGAAATACCAAGGTTACCATCACCTTTACGAAACGTATATAACAAACTACCATCTTTAGGAGGAACCATATTTCAACCTGCTGGAGGTAAAGATTTGTTCTCCTCAccgaataataattataatgatgataatgaagacAAGAAAACAGTAAGGTTTAGTCCACATGGCCATGAATACATAGCCGACCAAGATAACAgaaatgtaaataaattCGATTGGAATATAGATATAGATGAAACTAAAATAAATGCCTGGGAGTTTAGGAGGTTAATAAGGAAGAATTATATAAGAAGGATTCCTGAGACAGCAAATATTACGCCATGGAAGAAGCCGTCGAAggatttaattcattcaattatGCAAATTTTAGAAATCGATACTAAAGTCGCAATGGATGATGTCTGGGAAAAATATAACTTAGAAGTTGATAATGTTACTTTCgggaaaaggaaagaaattaaaaaaattcataaGATGAAGGAGAAATTAATGGGTGATATATTGCAAAAAGTAAAGCAACGTTTGAGATTGTCAGCATTTCCAGTTCGATTAAATGGTGAGGATCTGGATAGCGAATATATCTTCGCAAAAAGGAAGTATATTAAGGAAAGATATAATACAGAGGCAGAGAGTCTGAAAAAATTTAAGTTGGAATTAAAGCAGGCTCAGAAATTGCTGTCAGAAAGGAAAGCGcttattgaaacaaaaagacaaaatgaagaacaagaaaaggaagagcaaagaacaagaaacaTAGAAGAGGAACGCAACAAGTTACATCCAATTTTGAGAGATATTGACGAGTATGAGCCaaaaaagaggaaaacAGACCAATATCGAAAGGATCTACTTGATTTGAACTTAGAATTGGATAAACCTTAG